The following are encoded together in the Salmonella enterica subsp. enterica serovar Choleraesuis genome:
- the mglA gene encoding galactose/methyl galactoside import ATP-binding protein MglA yields MNTTTAASGEYLLEMTDISKSFPGVKALDNVNLRVRPHSIHALMGENGAGKSTLLKCLFGIYHKDSGQILFQGQEINFTSTKEALENGISMVHQELNLVLQRSVMDNMWLGRYPTKGMFIDQEKMLRDTQAIFDELDIDIDPRARVGTLSVSQMQMIEIARAFSYNAKIVIMDEPTSSLTEKEVTHLFTIIRKLKDRGCGIVYISHKMEEIFQLCDEITVLRDGQWIATQPLAGLDMDKIIAMMVGRSLSQRFPDKKNQPGEVILEVRGLTSLRQPSIRDISFDLRKGEILGIAGLVGAKRTDIVETLFGIREKASGTIRLHGKAIENNSANEAINHGFALVTEERRSTGIYAWLDVGFNSLISNIRQYKNRIGLLDDKRMKSDTQWVIDAMRVKTPGHRTAIGSLSGGNQQKVIIGRWLLTQPEILMLDEPTRGIDVGAKFEIYQLIAELAHKEKGIIIISSEMPELLGITDRILVMSNGLVAGIVETKNTTQNEILRLASLHL; encoded by the coding sequence ATGAATACAACGACTGCCGCTTCTGGCGAATACCTGCTGGAAATGACCGATATCAGTAAATCATTTCCTGGCGTAAAGGCGCTGGATAACGTCAATCTGCGGGTACGTCCGCACTCTATTCACGCATTAATGGGTGAAAACGGTGCCGGGAAGTCCACTTTGCTTAAATGCCTGTTTGGGATCTATCACAAAGACTCCGGGCAGATTTTGTTTCAGGGCCAGGAAATTAACTTTACCAGCACCAAAGAGGCGCTGGAAAACGGTATTTCGATGGTACATCAGGAGTTAAACCTGGTGCTGCAACGGTCGGTAATGGACAACATGTGGCTGGGGCGCTATCCCACCAAAGGCATGTTTATCGACCAGGAGAAAATGCTGCGCGACACTCAGGCGATTTTTGATGAACTGGATATCGATATTGACCCGCGCGCCAGGGTAGGGACGTTATCGGTCTCTCAGATGCAGATGATTGAGATAGCCCGCGCGTTCTCTTATAACGCCAAAATCGTCATTATGGACGAGCCGACCTCTTCGCTGACTGAAAAAGAGGTGACTCATCTGTTCACCATTATCCGCAAGCTAAAGGACAGGGGCTGCGGAATTGTCTATATCTCCCACAAAATGGAAGAGATCTTCCAGCTTTGCGATGAAATTACCGTATTGCGCGATGGTCAGTGGATTGCGACTCAGCCGCTGGCCGGGCTGGATATGGATAAGATCATCGCCATGATGGTCGGACGCTCATTAAGCCAGCGCTTTCCGGATAAGAAAAACCAGCCGGGAGAAGTGATCCTCGAAGTGCGCGGGTTAACCTCTCTGCGTCAGCCGTCGATCCGTGATATCTCATTCGATCTACGCAAAGGAGAGATCCTGGGCATTGCCGGGCTGGTTGGGGCAAAGCGTACCGATATTGTCGAAACCCTGTTTGGTATTCGCGAAAAAGCCTCCGGCACTATCCGCCTGCATGGAAAGGCTATCGAAAACAATTCGGCAAACGAAGCCATCAATCACGGTTTTGCACTGGTAACCGAAGAGCGGCGCTCTACCGGGATCTACGCCTGGCTTGATGTGGGCTTTAACTCGCTGATTTCAAATATTCGCCAGTATAAAAACCGCATTGGTCTGCTGGACGATAAACGAATGAAAAGCGATACCCAGTGGGTTATTGATGCCATGCGGGTTAAAACGCCGGGGCATCGCACCGCTATTGGGTCGCTGTCGGGAGGTAATCAGCAAAAGGTAATTATCGGCCGCTGGCTCCTGACCCAGCCGGAAATCCTGATGCTTGATGAGCCGACGCGCGGCATCGACGTTGGCGCAAAGTTTGAGATCTACCAGCTGATTGCGGAGCTGGCTCATAAAGAGAAAGGCATCATCATCATCTCTTCTGAAATGCCGGAGCTGCTCGGAATTACCGACCGGATCCTGGTAATGAGTAACGGCCTTGTGGCCGGCATCGTTGAAACCAAAAACACCACGCAAAACGAAATTCTGCGTCTGGCATCTTTGCATCTTTAA
- the folE gene encoding GTP cyclohydrolase 1 — translation MPALSKEAALVHETLVARGLETPLRPPVRELDNESRKRLIAEHMSEIMQLLNLDLSDDSLTETPHRIAKMYVDEIFSGLDYANFPKITVIENKMKVDEMVTVRDITLTSTCEHHFVTIDGKATVAYIPKDKVIGLSKINRIVQFFAQRPQVQERLTQQVLVALQTLLGTNNVAVCIDAVHYCVKARGIRDATSATTTTSLGGLFKSSQNTRQEFLRAVRHSS, via the coding sequence ATGCCAGCACTCAGTAAAGAAGCCGCTCTGGTTCACGAAACCCTGGTCGCACGCGGTTTGGAAACCCCTCTGCGTCCGCCGGTTCGCGAGCTGGATAATGAAAGCCGTAAACGGCTCATCGCTGAACATATGTCCGAGATTATGCAGCTTCTTAATCTCGATCTGAGTGATGACAGCTTAACCGAGACCCCGCATCGCATTGCTAAAATGTATGTTGATGAGATTTTTTCCGGGCTCGATTACGCGAACTTCCCGAAAATCACCGTCATTGAAAATAAAATGAAGGTCGATGAAATGGTCACGGTGCGCGACATTACGCTGACCAGCACCTGCGAACACCATTTCGTAACTATCGATGGTAAAGCGACCGTGGCCTATATCCCGAAAGACAAAGTGATTGGCCTGTCGAAAATTAACCGTATCGTGCAGTTTTTCGCTCAGCGTCCGCAGGTGCAGGAGCGTCTGACTCAGCAGGTGCTGGTTGCGCTGCAAACCCTGCTTGGCACTAATAATGTGGCGGTTTGTATTGATGCAGTGCATTACTGCGTGAAAGCACGCGGTATTCGCGATGCAACCAGCGCGACGACCACGACCTCATTAGGTGGCTTATTTAAGTCCAGTCAGAACACGCGCCAGGAGTTCCTGCGCGCCGTGCGTCACTCCAGCTAA
- a CDS encoding iron ABC transporter ATP-binding protein, with product MSEGLAVHNFVTGYPRRPIFTGLDLPALPRGEISVLLGPNGCGKSTLLRAMAGLSKATGELWLNGEDLMKQPFVLRAQKVVYLPQSLPQGVHLQVLESVIVAARAAGGRADKELNERVLNLLENLGIAHLALHFLDQLSGGQKQLVGLAQSLIRKPDLLLLDEPLSALDLNYQFHVMDLVARETRLRNMVTLVVVHDINIALHHTRHVVMLRQGKLVASGLPEQVITPESLAEVYGVRGRIERCSKGRPQVLIDGLVETPTL from the coding sequence ATGAGTGAAGGATTAGCGGTTCATAACTTCGTTACCGGCTATCCACGGCGGCCAATTTTTACCGGTCTGGACCTGCCTGCATTACCGCGCGGGGAAATATCGGTACTGTTGGGGCCAAATGGCTGCGGTAAATCAACGCTGCTGCGGGCAATGGCGGGGTTAAGTAAAGCGACCGGCGAGCTATGGCTTAACGGTGAAGATTTGATGAAACAGCCTTTTGTACTGCGGGCGCAAAAGGTGGTTTATCTACCGCAATCTCTGCCTCAAGGCGTGCATTTACAGGTGCTAGAGTCAGTGATTGTGGCGGCGCGTGCGGCGGGCGGCCGGGCAGATAAAGAGCTGAATGAAAGGGTGCTTAATCTGCTGGAAAATCTTGGGATTGCCCATCTGGCGCTCCATTTTCTCGACCAGCTTTCCGGCGGTCAAAAGCAACTGGTTGGGCTGGCGCAGTCGCTGATTCGAAAACCGGATTTGTTGCTGCTTGATGAACCTCTCAGCGCGCTCGATCTGAATTATCAATTCCATGTGATGGACTTAGTTGCGCGTGAAACCCGGCTACGAAATATGGTCACGCTGGTCGTGGTTCATGACATTAATATTGCGCTGCACCACACCCGCCATGTGGTGATGCTCAGGCAGGGCAAACTCGTTGCCAGCGGGCTGCCGGAGCAGGTGATTACGCCGGAAAGCCTTGCCGAAGTTTACGGCGTTCGGGGGCGTATTGAGCGTTGTTCAAAGGGACGTCCTCAGGTGTTAATCGATGGTTTAGTCGAAACACCAACACTCTAA
- a CDS encoding galactose ABC transporter substrate-binding protein — translation MKKKVLTLTAVMFGLLSSTMAHAADTRIGVTIYKYDDNFMSEVRKAIEKDAKALPDVQLLMNDSQNDQSKQNDQVDVLLAKGVKALAINLVDPAAAPTIIDKARSQNVPVVFFNKEPSRKALDSYDKAYFVGTDSKESGVIQGQLIAKHWKANPAWDLNKDGQIQFVLLKGEPGHPDAEARTSWVVNTLNSDGIKTQQLALDTAMWDTAQAKDKVDAWLSGPNANKIEVVIANNDAMAMGAIEALKAHNKSQLPVFGVDALPEALALVKSGAMAGTVLNDGKNQAQATLDLANNLATGKEATAGTKWQVENRVVRIPYVGVDKDNLVQFTGK, via the coding sequence ATGAAGAAGAAGGTCTTAACCCTCACGGCGGTGATGTTCGGCCTGCTGTCCAGCACCATGGCCCATGCCGCGGATACCCGCATCGGCGTAACTATCTATAAATATGACGATAACTTCATGTCTGAAGTACGCAAAGCCATTGAAAAAGATGCCAAAGCGCTGCCTGACGTTCAGTTACTGATGAATGACTCGCAAAACGACCAATCCAAGCAGAACGATCAGGTCGATGTGCTGCTGGCGAAAGGGGTTAAAGCACTGGCGATAAACCTGGTGGATCCGGCGGCGGCACCAACCATTATCGATAAAGCCCGCTCTCAGAATGTCCCGGTGGTGTTCTTCAATAAAGAGCCATCGCGCAAGGCTCTCGATAGCTATGACAAAGCCTACTTTGTGGGCACCGATTCTAAAGAGTCTGGCGTAATTCAAGGCCAGCTAATTGCCAAACACTGGAAAGCGAACCCGGCCTGGGATCTTAACAAAGACGGTCAGATTCAGTTTGTTTTACTCAAAGGTGAACCGGGCCATCCGGATGCGGAGGCCCGCACCAGTTGGGTTGTTAACACTCTGAATAGCGATGGAATCAAAACTCAGCAGCTGGCGCTGGATACGGCAATGTGGGATACCGCTCAGGCTAAAGATAAAGTGGATGCCTGGCTGTCTGGCCCTAACGCGAACAAAATTGAAGTGGTTATTGCCAATAACGACGCTATGGCGATGGGCGCAATTGAAGCACTGAAGGCCCATAACAAATCTCAGCTGCCGGTCTTCGGCGTCGATGCGCTGCCGGAAGCTCTGGCCCTGGTGAAATCGGGTGCGATGGCTGGAACCGTACTGAACGACGGTAAAAATCAGGCTCAGGCAACCCTCGATCTGGCCAATAACCTGGCAACCGGCAAAGAGGCGACCGCAGGAACCAAATGGCAGGTTGAAAATCGCGTAGTGCGTATTCCTTACGTCGGCGTAGATAAAGACAACCTCGTCCAGTTTACCGGCAAGTAA
- a CDS encoding iron-siderophore ABC transporter permease codes for MLMSSETQALPAEEPSLNQRYRQVLLRRYWLLGIILAAILGSLLLDFVLGPSGISLSTLIHTLFEPEQAAPGVRVIVWEIRLPYALMAVLVGMALGLAGAEMQTILNNPLASPFTLGVSSAAAFGAALAIILGIGIPGINDQWFISANAFVFALLAAMLLDAITRWTRVATSGVVLFGIALVFTFNALVSMLQFVASEDTLQGLVFWTMGSLARASWDKLGVLFAALVIIVPLSMAAAWKLTALRLGEDRAISFGIDVRRLRLGTLLRISILSALSVAFVGPIGFIGLVAPHIARLLFGEDHRFYLPGSILIGALVLSLASVASKNIIPGVIIPVGIVTSLVGVPFFLSIILRHRGNV; via the coding sequence TTGCTAATGAGTTCCGAAACACAGGCTCTACCGGCTGAGGAGCCGTCGCTGAATCAGCGCTATCGTCAGGTATTGCTGCGTCGCTACTGGCTGCTGGGGATAATTCTCGCGGCGATTCTTGGGTCACTGTTGCTGGACTTTGTCCTTGGTCCATCAGGGATAAGTCTCTCAACCTTGATACACACCCTGTTTGAGCCAGAGCAGGCTGCGCCGGGCGTGCGGGTTATCGTTTGGGAAATCCGCCTGCCATATGCCTTAATGGCGGTACTGGTGGGCATGGCTCTGGGGCTTGCCGGGGCCGAGATGCAAACCATCCTCAATAACCCGTTAGCCAGTCCTTTTACTCTTGGGGTGTCATCGGCGGCGGCGTTTGGTGCGGCGCTGGCGATTATTCTCGGGATTGGCATTCCTGGTATTAACGATCAGTGGTTTATTTCGGCCAATGCCTTTGTATTTGCTCTGCTGGCTGCAATGCTGCTGGATGCCATTACCCGCTGGACTCGGGTTGCTACCTCCGGGGTGGTGTTGTTTGGTATTGCGCTGGTGTTTACCTTTAACGCGCTGGTATCAATGCTGCAATTTGTCGCCAGTGAGGACACCCTGCAAGGGCTGGTTTTCTGGACGATGGGGAGCCTGGCGCGTGCCTCCTGGGACAAACTTGGCGTGCTGTTTGCGGCGCTGGTCATTATTGTTCCATTATCGATGGCCGCAGCCTGGAAGCTTACGGCGCTGCGCCTGGGTGAGGACAGAGCTATCAGTTTTGGTATTGATGTGCGCCGTTTGCGCCTGGGAACGTTGCTGCGAATTAGTATCCTGTCGGCGCTGTCGGTGGCGTTTGTCGGGCCTATCGGCTTTATCGGACTAGTGGCGCCGCATATCGCGCGGCTGTTGTTTGGCGAAGATCATCGTTTCTATCTCCCCGGCAGTATTCTTATTGGCGCGCTGGTGCTTTCGCTGGCCTCCGTGGCGTCGAAGAATATTATCCCTGGCGTCATTATTCCGGTGGGGATCGTGACTTCACTGGTTGGCGTACCGTTCTTCCTGAGCATTATTTTGCGTCATCGGGGGAATGTATGA
- a CDS encoding catecholate siderophore receptor CirA, whose product MSGLNPLIRGGLCASVISLALPVSAQEIAEESRKDDDTIVVTAAATEQNLKDAPASISVITRRDLDRRPVHNLKDVLKDIPGIQLTNESDNRQGVSIRGLDSSYTLILIDGKRVNSRNAVFRHNDFDLSTLPVDSIERIEVVRGPMSSLYGSDALGGVINIITRKAGSKWHGTVTLESTVQEHRDRGDTWGGQFYTSGPVIDDLLTMKLSGNLEKREKDDQQKSRTATTGESPRMEGYTTRNGNVEFNLTPDEANDINFGYGYNREDRDSDSLDKNRLERQNYFIGHAGRWAHGNSDLRFYSERVDNKNPENNGTITSRSDTIDGKYVLPLGAINQIFTLGGEWRHNQLTDPVNLGGGGGRTSADQYALFIEDEWRIFEPLALTTGVRMDDHETYGDHWSPRAYLVYNATDTVTVKGGWSTAFKAPSLLQLSPDWHTNSCRGACSIVGAKDLNPETSKNFELGVYYAGDEGWLDGVTGSITAFQNDIKDMIDINRTSDRSLAESYPNFVGFDSKGNPIFKYYNVNQARIRGVENELKIPFGEEWKITLNYTYTDARDRSDGKNSPLNDRPFHAGYGRVDWSPTSDWTFYVSTNYTGERRSITTENKTPGGYFTWDSGASWQATKNIRLRGGVLNLLDKDLSRDDYSYNEDGRRYFLAMDYQF is encoded by the coding sequence ATGTCTGGTTTAAATCCTCTTATTCGGGGCGGGCTCTGCGCGTCCGTAATTTCACTGGCGTTACCGGTTTCGGCACAAGAAATAGCGGAAGAAAGTCGTAAAGATGATGACACAATAGTCGTTACCGCCGCAGCAACGGAGCAGAATTTAAAAGATGCTCCGGCCAGTATTAGCGTTATTACCCGTCGTGATCTTGACCGCCGACCGGTACATAATTTAAAAGATGTTCTAAAAGATATTCCCGGTATTCAACTTACCAATGAATCTGATAATCGTCAGGGAGTAAGTATTCGTGGCCTGGATAGTAGCTACACCTTAATCCTTATCGATGGTAAGCGGGTTAATTCGCGTAATGCGGTATTTCGCCACAACGATTTTGACCTCAGCACGCTGCCGGTAGACTCTATTGAGCGTATCGAAGTTGTGCGCGGACCGATGTCATCGTTATATGGTTCCGATGCTTTAGGCGGGGTGATTAATATTATTACCCGTAAGGCGGGTTCAAAGTGGCATGGCACCGTAACGCTGGAAAGCACCGTGCAGGAGCACCGGGATCGCGGGGATACCTGGGGCGGTCAGTTTTATACCAGTGGCCCGGTTATTGACGACCTGCTAACCATGAAACTTTCCGGAAATCTGGAAAAGCGTGAAAAAGACGACCAGCAAAAATCGCGTACTGCTACCACCGGTGAATCGCCGCGCATGGAAGGATATACCACCCGCAATGGCAATGTAGAATTTAACCTGACGCCAGACGAAGCTAACGATATTAATTTTGGCTATGGATATAACCGTGAAGACCGCGATTCTGATTCATTAGATAAAAACCGCCTTGAGCGTCAGAATTACTTTATTGGGCATGCCGGGCGCTGGGCGCACGGTAATAGCGATCTGCGTTTTTATAGCGAACGCGTCGATAATAAGAATCCGGAAAACAACGGTACTATCACTTCTCGCAGTGACACCATCGACGGGAAATATGTATTACCGCTGGGAGCCATTAATCAAATATTCACTTTAGGCGGGGAGTGGCGGCATAACCAGCTAACCGATCCGGTTAATTTAGGCGGCGGAGGCGGCAGAACTTCAGCCGATCAATATGCGCTGTTTATTGAAGATGAGTGGCGTATTTTCGAACCGCTGGCGCTAACCACCGGGGTACGCATGGACGACCATGAAACCTATGGCGATCACTGGAGCCCGCGTGCTTATCTGGTCTATAACGCCACTGATACCGTAACGGTAAAAGGGGGCTGGTCGACGGCGTTTAAGGCCCCATCTCTGTTACAGCTCAGCCCGGACTGGCATACCAACTCTTGCCGCGGAGCCTGCTCGATTGTGGGGGCTAAAGACCTTAATCCGGAAACCAGCAAAAACTTCGAGCTGGGCGTGTACTACGCGGGGGATGAAGGCTGGCTGGATGGCGTAACGGGCAGCATTACGGCGTTCCAGAACGATATCAAAGATATGATTGATATTAACCGTACCTCTGACCGTTCTCTGGCTGAGTCTTATCCTAACTTTGTCGGGTTTGACAGCAAAGGGAACCCCATCTTCAAATATTACAACGTGAACCAGGCGCGCATTCGCGGCGTGGAAAACGAACTGAAGATACCGTTTGGTGAAGAGTGGAAGATCACTTTGAATTACACCTATACCGATGCCCGCGACCGTAGTGATGGGAAAAACTCGCCGCTTAACGACCGGCCATTCCACGCCGGATATGGCCGGGTAGACTGGAGCCCGACTTCTGACTGGACGTTCTACGTCTCTACCAACTACACCGGAGAGCGACGCAGTATTACCACTGAGAACAAAACCCCCGGCGGCTATTTCACCTGGGACAGCGGTGCCTCGTGGCAGGCAACCAAAAATATCCGACTGCGCGGTGGGGTACTCAACCTGTTGGATAAAGATTTGTCGCGCGATGATTACAGCTACAACGAGGATGGCCGCCGCTACTTCCTGGCGATGGACTATCAATTCTGA
- the yeiG gene encoding S-formylglutathione hydrolase, protein MELIEEHRCFDGWQQRWRHHSSTLNCDMTFSIFLPPPRGDAPPPVLWWLSGLTCNDENFTTKAGAQRVAAELGLVLVIPDTSPRGAHVADDESYDLGQGAGFYLNASQEPWAAHFRMYDYLRDELPALINQQFNVSPRAAIAGHSMGGHGALIMALKNPGRYCSVSAFAPIVNPQNVPWGQKAFQAYLGGDRQTWQEWDSCQLLASAPESARLPILIDQGDSDQFLADQLQPALLAEAARSRDWPLTLRVQPGYDHSYYFISCFIEDHLRFHATRLFA, encoded by the coding sequence ATGGAGTTAATTGAAGAGCACCGATGTTTCGATGGCTGGCAGCAACGCTGGCGTCATCACTCCTCGACGCTCAACTGCGACATGACCTTCAGTATTTTTCTGCCCCCACCGCGCGGCGACGCACCGCCTCCGGTGCTATGGTGGCTCTCCGGTCTTACCTGCAACGATGAAAACTTTACTACCAAAGCGGGCGCCCAGCGCGTAGCCGCCGAATTGGGACTGGTTTTAGTCATCCCGGATACCAGCCCGCGCGGCGCTCACGTCGCGGATGACGAAAGTTACGATTTAGGCCAGGGTGCAGGGTTTTACCTTAACGCCAGCCAGGAGCCATGGGCGGCCCATTTTCGGATGTATGATTATCTGCGCGATGAGTTGCCGGCGCTGATTAACCAACAGTTTAACGTTAGCCCGCGCGCGGCAATTGCCGGACACTCTATGGGCGGTCACGGTGCGTTGATCATGGCGCTTAAAAACCCAGGCCGTTACTGTTCAGTCTCGGCATTTGCGCCTATCGTCAATCCACAAAACGTCCCGTGGGGGCAGAAAGCCTTTCAGGCGTATCTGGGTGGCGATCGCCAGACATGGCAAGAGTGGGATAGCTGCCAGCTGCTGGCCAGCGCCCCGGAAAGCGCACGCCTGCCCATTCTTATCGACCAGGGCGACAGCGATCAGTTCCTGGCCGACCAGTTACAGCCTGCCCTGCTGGCGGAAGCGGCGCGCAGCCGTGACTGGCCGCTAACCCTGCGGGTACAACCGGGATACGACCACAGCTATTACTTCATCTCCTGCTTTATTGAAGACCATCTGCGCTTTCACGCCACGAGGCTGTTCGCCTGA
- the mglC gene encoding galactoside ABC transporter permease MglC, which produces MSALNKKSLLTYVKEGGLYVVLLVLLAIIIFQDPTFLSLLNLSNILTQSSVRIIIALGVAGLIVTQGTDLSAGRQVGLAAVIAATLLQSMENANKVFPELHTVPIPVVILIVCAIGALVGLINGIIIAYLNVTPFITTLGTMIMVYGLNSLYYDYVGASPVSGFDSGFSQFAQGFIALGSFRLSYITFYALIAIAFVWVLWNKTRFGKNIFAIGGNPEAARVSGVNVGLNLMMVYALSGVFYAFGGLLEAGRIGSATNNLGFMYELDAIAACVVGGVSFSGGVGTVFGVVTGVIIFTVINYGLTYIGVNPYWQYIIKGAIIIFAVALDSLKHARKK; this is translated from the coding sequence ATGAGTGCATTAAATAAGAAAAGCCTGCTCACTTATGTAAAAGAAGGCGGGTTGTATGTTGTGCTGCTGGTGTTACTGGCAATTATTATTTTCCAGGATCCAACCTTCCTGAGCCTGCTTAACCTGAGCAATATTCTGACTCAGTCCTCGGTGCGCATTATCATCGCGCTTGGCGTTGCCGGACTAATTGTAACTCAAGGGACTGACCTGTCGGCCGGGCGTCAGGTGGGGCTGGCGGCGGTAATCGCCGCAACTTTGCTGCAATCGATGGAGAATGCGAACAAGGTATTTCCCGAGCTGCACACTGTGCCTATTCCGGTTGTTATCCTGATAGTGTGCGCTATTGGTGCGTTGGTGGGGTTAATCAACGGGATCATTATTGCTTATCTGAATGTCACGCCCTTTATCACCACCCTCGGCACCATGATTATGGTTTACGGCCTGAACTCGCTCTATTACGACTATGTTGGGGCCTCGCCAGTTTCCGGATTTGATAGCGGTTTTTCTCAGTTTGCCCAGGGATTTATCGCGCTCGGTAGTTTCCGCCTTTCATATATAACGTTTTATGCGCTTATCGCTATCGCGTTTGTGTGGGTGCTGTGGAATAAAACCCGTTTTGGTAAGAACATCTTCGCTATTGGCGGAAACCCGGAAGCGGCGCGGGTATCGGGAGTTAACGTCGGCCTGAATCTGATGATGGTCTATGCGCTGTCCGGCGTCTTTTATGCCTTCGGCGGTTTACTGGAAGCCGGGCGTATCGGTTCGGCAACTAATAACCTTGGTTTTATGTATGAGCTGGATGCGATTGCAGCCTGCGTAGTGGGCGGCGTGTCGTTCAGCGGTGGGGTGGGTACCGTATTTGGCGTGGTGACTGGGGTGATCATCTTTACGGTGATTAACTACGGTCTGACCTATATCGGCGTTAATCCTTACTGGCAATATATTATCAAGGGGGCAATTATTATCTTTGCCGTAGCGCTCGACTCCCTCAAACACGCCCGCAAAAAGTAA
- a CDS encoding iron ABC transporter substrate-binding protein translates to MEMQIRHRVSRLLMAVFLVAAALPTHAAVTTVTDVVGREVQVPQKVERILLGEGRLFYALALLEGQQPLARIAGWQGDFRRLDTQTYAQYKARFPQIDDIPLIGNTTADSISPEKVLTLQPDIAIFGLSGHGPGRHSELVGQLEKAGVPVVFVDFRTAPLKNTIPSMQVLGKALHREQQAERFISFYQQQLKKVTDITQNIPEASKPSVFIELRAASMEECCGSAGKGNMGDFIDLAGGRNIARDLLPGPLGTVNLEKVLAVDPDIYIASGAKAPGATPGVMLGAAVSYKQAQDSLKSVLERSGIKELSAVKQQRAYGLWHSFYNSPYNILAIQALAGWFYPEKFSGLDPKQTERDMYQQFLAVEPTGTYWVAEKE, encoded by the coding sequence ATGGAGATGCAAATACGACACCGGGTCTCACGACTTTTAATGGCCGTTTTTCTGGTTGCGGCGGCTTTACCAACCCATGCCGCAGTCACTACCGTTACCGATGTGGTTGGGCGTGAAGTACAGGTTCCACAAAAGGTTGAACGCATTCTGTTAGGTGAGGGGCGGCTGTTCTACGCGCTGGCCTTGCTTGAGGGGCAGCAGCCGTTAGCGCGTATCGCCGGATGGCAGGGTGATTTCCGCCGCCTCGATACTCAGACTTACGCGCAATATAAAGCGCGATTCCCGCAAATTGATGATATTCCCCTAATTGGTAACACCACTGCGGACAGTATCAGCCCGGAAAAAGTGCTGACGTTGCAGCCGGATATCGCCATCTTCGGTCTGTCTGGCCATGGGCCTGGCCGCCACAGCGAGCTGGTAGGCCAGCTTGAAAAAGCCGGTGTACCGGTAGTCTTCGTCGATTTCCGTACCGCGCCGCTGAAAAATACCATTCCAAGTATGCAGGTGCTGGGCAAAGCGCTCCACCGGGAGCAGCAGGCCGAGCGCTTTATTAGCTTTTATCAGCAGCAGCTGAAAAAGGTCACTGATATTACCCAAAACATACCGGAGGCCAGCAAGCCATCAGTATTCATCGAGCTACGGGCGGCCTCAATGGAGGAGTGTTGCGGGTCGGCAGGCAAAGGCAATATGGGTGATTTTATCGACCTTGCCGGTGGGCGTAATATCGCTCGCGATCTGCTGCCTGGGCCGCTTGGCACAGTGAACCTGGAAAAAGTGCTCGCCGTTGACCCTGATATCTACATCGCCAGCGGTGCTAAAGCCCCCGGGGCAACGCCGGGTGTGATGCTGGGCGCTGCCGTCAGCTATAAGCAGGCCCAGGATAGCCTGAAAAGCGTTCTGGAGCGTAGTGGAATAAAAGAACTTAGCGCAGTAAAACAGCAACGCGCATATGGTTTGTGGCATAGCTTTTATAACTCACCGTACAATATCCTGGCTATTCAGGCGTTGGCCGGCTGGTTCTATCCTGAGAAGTTTTCAGGGTTAGACCCAAAACAGACCGAACGCGACATGTACCAGCAATTCCTGGCGGTAGAACCGACGGGAACATATTGGGTTGCTGAAAAAGAGTAA